One stretch of Legionella birminghamensis DNA includes these proteins:
- a CDS encoding single-stranded DNA-binding protein, with protein MTTSLNRVQLIGNLGADPKSITGKAGQSFVTATLATNESFKQNDEWQTRVEWHQLILFGRLTKMAEYLKKGSQVYLEGKLRSNQWTDNDGNVRQALNIVVNHIQLLNYLKSADESGNKTAEQHLAHMREMLRTDSEEIPF; from the coding sequence ATGACTACATCTTTAAACCGCGTTCAATTAATTGGCAATCTCGGTGCTGATCCTAAGAGCATCACCGGAAAAGCCGGACAATCTTTTGTCACCGCCACTTTAGCAACCAATGAGTCATTCAAACAAAATGACGAATGGCAAACCAGAGTGGAATGGCATCAGCTGATACTTTTTGGAAGACTGACTAAAATGGCTGAGTATTTAAAGAAAGGTTCGCAAGTATATCTGGAAGGTAAACTTCGTTCTAATCAATGGACAGACAATGATGGTAACGTTCGCCAAGCCTTAAACATTGTCGTCAATCATATTCAGCTACTCAACTACCTTAAATCGGCTGATGAATCAGGCAATAAAACCGCAGAACAACATTTAGCGCACATGCGTGAAATGCTGCGAACTGATTCAGAAGAAATTCCGTTTTAA
- a CDS encoding antirestriction protein ArdA: protein MDTPSIYVACLASYNNAVLHGVWIDATQSEDEIMENIWDMLDNSTEPNAGDYAIHDYEGFGNIKIHEYEAISNITEYASFIEEHGKLGLALLPDYSIDDARLMLDEHYQGVYDSEVDFAKQLFDECYDHQLPDNLICYFDYEAFARDLFINDYRSVEFDGQTYVFLNY from the coding sequence ATGGATACCCCTTCAATTTATGTCGCCTGTTTAGCATCCTACAACAATGCAGTCCTGCATGGTGTTTGGATTGATGCCACACAAAGTGAAGACGAAATCATGGAGAACATTTGGGACATGCTAGATAACAGTACTGAACCCAATGCTGGAGATTACGCCATCCATGATTATGAAGGATTTGGCAACATCAAGATCCATGAGTACGAAGCAATAAGCAATATTACGGAGTACGCATCTTTTATTGAAGAACATGGAAAGCTAGGCTTAGCTCTTCTTCCTGATTATTCGATAGACGATGCACGACTGATGTTGGATGAGCATTACCAAGGTGTTTATGATTCAGAGGTTGATTTTGCCAAACAGTTGTTTGATGAGTGTTATGACCATCAATTGCCGGATAATTTAATTTGCTATTTTGATTATGAGGCGTTTGCTCGTGATCTTTTTATTAATGATTATAGATCGGTAGAATTTGATGGTCAGACCTATGTTTTTTTAAACTATTAA
- a CDS encoding DUF1566 domain-containing protein, translated as MKKLVITAFSCLCFNSAKAGDTDIWQHIGMLQDQMVVVSNQIAALARQIASIPAGPQGPQGIPGSKGERGPAGHYQAGSGIHIEGDVISTNNTISHQIGECYQGGIVFWVDDTGQHGLITSVNDVYTQGIQWRNGESGNKVTNARADGIGAGETNTRLIIAQQTVDNQTGTFAALLAHQYSVAEDGETPCITPANTQSICYGGWYLPSIYELSLLKTNLQQQGLTSFAPDYYWSSTEASVSKAWLQNFSTGEVIASDKASSLGRIRAVRQF; from the coding sequence ATGAAAAAGTTAGTTATAACCGCCTTTTCTTGTTTGTGTTTTAACAGTGCAAAAGCAGGCGATACTGATATCTGGCAGCACATTGGTATGCTGCAAGACCAGATGGTCGTGGTTTCCAATCAGATTGCAGCCTTAGCCAGGCAAATTGCTTCCATTCCCGCAGGTCCTCAAGGCCCACAGGGTATCCCTGGATCAAAGGGCGAACGAGGGCCAGCTGGCCATTATCAGGCCGGTAGCGGCATTCACATTGAAGGCGATGTAATTAGTACCAATAATACCATCAGCCATCAGATTGGCGAATGCTATCAGGGTGGTATTGTCTTCTGGGTCGATGACACAGGCCAGCATGGCTTAATTACCAGTGTAAATGACGTCTATACCCAGGGCATTCAGTGGCGAAATGGTGAAAGCGGGAATAAAGTCACCAATGCACGCGCGGATGGTATCGGCGCAGGTGAAACTAATACCCGATTAATTATCGCCCAGCAAACGGTTGATAACCAAACGGGAACATTTGCAGCGCTTCTCGCTCATCAATACAGTGTTGCAGAAGATGGGGAGACGCCTTGTATTACACCAGCGAATACGCAAAGTATTTGCTATGGTGGCTGGTATCTTCCTTCAATTTATGAGTTAAGCCTTTTAAAAACCAATTTGCAACAGCAGGGTTTAACAAGCTTTGCACCTGATTATTATTGGAGCTCAACTGAAGCGAGTGTCTCAAAGGCATGGCTGCAAAACTTTAGTACCGGCGAAGTGATCGCCAGTGATAAAGCAAGTTCCTTAGGCCGTATACGCGCTGTGCGTCAGTTTTAA
- a CDS encoding 2OG-Fe(II) oxygenase, which produces MKLTLNNDVFAVIDDFLEPSDFEKIWSYIQTENFKFVHSSRWVNAFSIEDGAPLWGNVTISHPRPEPCTTEQVYPTATTIDLFIQELIVGSAEFPHLIGLRDRDWDFFYARPYLYPRGSGLSWHTDGKYKISGAYVYYCHPNWDMNWGAELLINPITQKDFEYPEVTLINNQKKRVGFHLNSKELNTYMGDGIGYYIVPKPNRLVIFRNDILHCIKKVENAAGNQMRASITGFFMSNDKIHEAKEAEN; this is translated from the coding sequence ATGAAATTAACTCTAAACAATGATGTGTTTGCAGTAATCGATGATTTCTTAGAACCATCAGATTTTGAGAAAATTTGGAGTTATATTCAAACTGAAAATTTTAAGTTTGTTCATTCTTCCAGATGGGTAAATGCTTTTAGCATCGAAGATGGCGCCCCTTTATGGGGCAACGTTACAATTTCCCATCCTAGACCAGAACCTTGCACTACAGAGCAAGTATATCCTACCGCTACAACAATCGATTTATTTATCCAGGAGCTGATTGTAGGCTCTGCCGAGTTCCCTCATTTGATAGGTCTTAGAGACCGGGATTGGGATTTCTTCTATGCCAGACCTTATCTTTATCCAAGAGGTTCAGGGCTATCTTGGCATACTGATGGAAAATACAAAATCTCAGGCGCCTATGTATATTATTGCCATCCTAACTGGGATATGAATTGGGGAGCTGAATTATTAATTAACCCTATAACTCAAAAAGATTTTGAATATCCTGAAGTAACTTTGATTAATAACCAGAAAAAAAGGGTAGGGTTTCATCTTAACAGTAAAGAGTTAAATACTTATATGGGTGATGGAATAGGGTATTACATTGTGCCGAAACCTAATCGGTTAGTTATTTTTAGGAATGATATTTTGCATTGCATAAAAAAGGTAGAAAACGCCGCAGGAAACCAGATGAGGGCATCAATAACTGGTTTCTTTATGAGTAATGACAAAATACACGAAGCAAAAGAAGCTGAAAATTAA